The following proteins are co-located in the Amblyraja radiata isolate CabotCenter1 chromosome 8, sAmbRad1.1.pri, whole genome shotgun sequence genome:
- the bmp2 gene encoding bone morphogenetic protein 2 has translation MTAGRRPLMMLFLCQVLFGGSAGLIPEVGRKKFAEQRGSSKGSSPLQTEGMLQEFEMRLLNMFGLRRRPQPGKNPVIPQYMVDLYKLHVGEEAHRHGGASGLSHFPDKPASRANTVRSFHHEEPLEELPGARGETTRRFLFNLNSIPKEELVTSAELRIYREEVREACANASASGGGHHRINVYEILKPTAPSGHDPITRLLDTKLVRHNASRWESFDVSPSVMRWTAQGQPNHGFVAEVVHLDHQGCRPSKRHVRVSRSLHRDVESWPRVRPLLVTFSHDGKGHTLEKRVRRQAKHHKQKKRLKSSCRRHPLYVDFNDVGWNDWIVAPPGYHAFYCQGECPFPLADHLNSTNHAIVQTLVNSVNANIPRACCVPTDLSPISMLYLDEQDKVVLKNYQDMVVEGCGCR, from the exons ATGACGGCGGGGAGAAGACCACTCATGATGCTCTTCCTGTGTCAAGTTCTGTTCGGCGGCTCGGCGGGGCTCATCCCCGAGGTCGGCCGCAAGAAGTTCGCCGAGCAACGGGGCAGCTCGAAGGGGAGCAGCCCGCTGCAGACCGAGGGCATGCTGCAGGAGTTTGAGATGCGCCTACTCAACATGTTCGGCCTCCGGCGGCGCCCTCAGCCCGGCAAGAACCCTGTCATCCCGCAGTACATGGTGGATCTGTACAAGTTGCACGTCGGCGAAGAAGCTCATCGGCACGGAGGCGCTTCTGGCCTCTCCCATTTCCCCGACAAACCGGCCAGCCGAGCCAACACAGTCAGGAGCTTCCACCACGAAG AACCATTGGAAGAGTTGCCGGGAGCCAGAGGAGAGACGACACGCCGCTTTCTCTTTAATTTGAACTCAATCCCGAAGGAGGAGCTGGTCACCtctgcggagctgcggatctaccgggaggaggtgcggGAGGCCTGCGCCAACGCCAGCGCCAGCGGTGGTGGCCACCACCGCATCAACGTCTACGAGATCCTCAAGCCGACGGCGCCCTCCGGCCACGACCCCATCACCCGGCTGCTGGACACTAAGCTGGTGCGGCACAACGCCAGCCGGTGGGAGAGCTTCGACGTCAGCCCGTCGGTGATGAGGTGGACGGCGCAGGGCCAGCCCAACCACGGCTTCGTGGCCGAGGTTGTCCACTTGGACCACCAGGGGTGCCGGCCCTCCAAGAGGCACGTCAGGGTGAGCCGCTCCTTGCACCGGGACGTGGAGAGCTGGCCCCGGGTGCGGCCTCTGCTGGTGACGTTCAGCCACGATGGCAAGGGGCACACCCTGGAGAAACGTGTGCGACGCCAGGCCAAGCACCACAAGCAGAAGAAGAGGCTCAAGTCCAGCTGCAGGCGACATCCTTTATATGTGGATTTCAACGACGTGGGGTGGAATGACTGGATAGTGGCACCCCCGGGATACCACGCTTTTTACTGTCAAGGAGAGTGCCCTTTCCCCCTGGCGGACCATTTAAACTCTACCAACCATGCCATCGTGCAGACTCTGGTCAACTCAGTGAACGCAAACATTCCCCGGGCTTGCTGCGTCCCCACTGACCTGAGCCCCATCTCCATGCTCTACCTCGACGAGCAGGACAAAGTGGTGCTGAAGAACTACCAGGACATGGTGGTGGAGGGCTGTGGCTGCCGCTAA